The Engystomops pustulosus chromosome 4, aEngPut4.maternal, whole genome shotgun sequence genome contains a region encoding:
- the MRI1 gene encoding methylthioribose-1-phosphate isomerase gives MSLESVRYRRGSLQVLNQLLLPQSSQYDSVSGVREGADAIRTMKVRGAPAIAIVGSLSLAVELTSNPPQQTAELLTFVRESMERLVGARPTAVNMKRAADELNAFLSREAEKPGVTVQELTDRVVQWAESLLEKDVRDNRLIGDLGAQHILQTTNAPAGVVILTHCNTGSLATAGYGTALGVVRSLQALGRLSHVFCTETRPYNQGSRLTAYELVYEKIPATLITDSMAAVTMRERQVSAVVVGADRVVANGDTANKVGTYQLAVLAKHHGIPFYVAAPSTSCDLSLPTGGSIVIEERPSQELTDINGVRVAAPGIGVWNPAFDVTPHELITGIITEHGVFRPEELRDGLSQGK, from the exons ATGTCGCTGGAGTCTGTGCGGTACCGCCGCGGTTCTCTGCAGGTGCTGAACCAGCTGCTTTTACCGCAGAGCAGTCAGTATGATTCGGTGTCCGGAGTGCGGGAAGGAGCGGACGCCATACGGACCATGAAG GTGAGAGGTGCTCCGGCCATCGCCATTGTGGGCTCCCTCAGCTTGGCAGTGGAGCTGACCTCTAACCCCCCGCAGCAGACGGCAGAGCTCCTGACCTTTGTCCGTGAGTCAATGGAGCGGCTGGTGGGAGCCCGGCCCACCGCAGTCAACATGAAGAGGGCGGCAGATGAGCTCAATGCATTCCTGTCGCGGGAGGCGGAGAAGCCCGGGGTGACTGTCCAGGAGCTGACTGACAG GGTCGTCCAGTGGGCAGAGAGCCTCCTGGAGAAAGATGTCAGGGACAACCGACTGATCGGGGACTTGGGTGCGCAGCACATCCTGCAGACCACAAATGCCCCTGCTGGGGTGGTTATATTGACCCACTGCAACACTGGATCCCTGGCAACGGCCGGCTATGGCACTGCCTTAG GTGTAGTGCGCTCCCTCCAAGCTCTGGGTCGTCTGTCTCATGTCTTCTGTACAGAGACCCGACCCTATAACCAGGGCTCCAGGCTGACTGCATACGAGTTGGTGTATGAGAAGATCCCAGCCACTCTCATAACAGACAGCATGGCGGCCGTGACCATGCGGGAACGTCAGGTCAGCG CTGTGGTGGTGGGAGCTGACCGTGTGGTTGCCAATGGTGACACTGCAAATAAAGTTGGTACTTACCAGTTGGCGGTCCTTGCTAAGCATCATGGGATACCTTTCTATGTGGCGGCCCCAAGCACTTCCTGTGACCTCAGCTTGCCTACAGGGGGAAGCATTGTGATAGAGGAGAGGCCCAGCCAGGAGCTGACTGATATCAATGGTGTCCGTGTGGCGGCTCCAG GCATTGGGGTGTGGAACCCCGCTTTCGATGTTACTCCTCATGAACTGATTACTGGGATCATCACAGAACACGGAGTCTTCAGGCCGGAAGAGCTGAGGGATGGACTGAGCCAAGGAAAATAA
- the KHSRP gene encoding far upstream element-binding protein 2 isoform X2, which produces MSDYPGAQTGNRKDAFADAVQRARQIAAKIGGDATGGVNNTQEFNFGGQKRQLEDGDQPECKKMATQSEPIAPPLTPVHAPRATSLTEEYRVPDGMVGLIIGRGGEQINKIQQESGCKVQISPDSGGLPERVVSLTGSPEAVQKAKMMLDEIVARGRGGPPGQFHDSANGQNGSLQEIMIPAGKAGLIIGKGGETIKQLQERAGVKMILIQDGSQGSNVDKPLRIVGEPFKVQQACEMVMDLLRERDQANFGDRNEYGSRGGGGGGGGGGIDVPVPRHSVGVVIGRNGEMIKKIQNDAGVRIQFKQDDGTGPDKIAHIMGPPDRCDHAARIISDLLNSLRSGPPGPPGPGMPPGGRGRGRGQGPWGPPGGEMTFSIPTHKCGLVIGRGGENVKAINQQTGAFVEISRQPPPNGDPNFKMFIIRGSPQQIDHAKQLIEEKIEGPLCPIGPGPPGPGPAGPMGPFNPGPYPPGPPGAPPHPGPPPPPPPHQYPPQGWGSTYPQWGQPPAPHDPTKPPAPTDPSAAWAAYYSHYYQQPPAPVPGQPPAVPVPPPQGEPPQQPPPASQPDYTKAWEEYYKKMGQQATQPTGQPDYTKAWEEYYKKQAQAAAAGAPGAPAAATAAATAAVAAASTAPQPAQPDYSAAWAEYYRQQAAYYGQAPGAPPTQPPPAQPGPQAQ; this is translated from the exons ATGTCCGACTACCCCGGAGCCCAGACCGGGAACCGAAAGGACGCATTTGCTGATGCCGTGCAGAGGGCGAGACAG ATTGCAGCAAAAATTGGCGGTGATGCTACTGGAGGAGTCAACAACACCCAAGAATTTAATTTTGGCGGTCAGAAAAGACAATTAGAAGATGGAG ATCAACCAGAGTGCAAAAAAATGGCAACACAAAGCGAAC cgATCGCCCCTCCTCTCACTCCAGTACATGCACCTcg GGCGACTTCACTGACTGAAGAATATCGCGTGCCTGATGGCATGGTGGGGCTAA TCATTGGCCGTGGTGGAGAGCAAATAAACAAGATCCAACAGGAATCGGGATGTAAAGTTCAGATTTCCCCAG ACAGTGGAGGTCTCCCGGAGCGGGTGGTGTCACTGACCGGATCTCCAGAAGCTGTGCA GAAAGCAAAGATGATGCTTGATGAGATAGTAGCTCGGGGACGTGGAGGACCACCCGGACAGTTCCATGATAGTGCAAATGGGCAGAACGGCTCCTTACAAGAGATCATGATCCCTGCTGGCAAAGCTGGACTCATCATCGGGAAGGGAGGAGAAACCATTAAACAGCTGCAG GAACGTGCAGGAGTAAAGATGATTCTCATACAGGATGGCTCCCAGGGCTCTAATGTTGATAAACCTCTGCGCATTGTGGGAGAGCCCTTCAAAGTACAA CAAGCTTGTGAGATGGTCATGGATCTGTTGCGAGAGCGAGATCAGGCCAACTTTGGTGACAGAAATGAGTATGGCTCCCgggggggaggaggtggtggtggtggcggcggcATTGAT GTTCCAGTTCCTCGTCACTCTGTTGGGGTGGTGATAGGACGTAATGGGGAAATGATCAAGAAAATTCAGAACGATGCTGGGGTCAGGATACAGTTTAAACAAG ATGATGGAACTGGCCCAGATAAGATTGCACACATTATGGGGCCCCCAGATAGATGTGATCATGCAGCCAGGATAATTAGTGACCTGTTAAATAGTTTAAGG AGTGGTCCACCAGGACCTCCAGGCCCTGGCATGCCACctggtggcagaggaaggggccgGGGGCAAGGGCCATGGGGACCTCCTGGAGGAGAGATGACATTCTCCATACCCACTCATAAATGTGGCTTAGTCATTGGTAGAG GTGGAGAGAATGTAAAGGCGATTAACCAACAGACCGGAGCATTTGTGGAGATTTCTCGGCAGCCGCCACCCAACGGCGACCCCAACTTCAAAATGTTTATTATCCGCGGCTCTCCGCAACAGATCGACCATGCCAAACAGCTCATCGAGGAGAAGATTGAG GGTCCGTTGTGCCCAATTGGTCCTGGACCTCCAGGCCCTGGTCCTGCTGGCCCCATGGGTCCGTTTAATCCTGGACCTTACCCTCCAGGACCTCCCGGAGCACCACCACA TCCGGGTCCACCGCCACCCCCGCCTCCTCACCAGTACCCACCACAGGGTTGGGGCAGCACGTATCCCCAGTGGGGGCAACCGCCAGCCCCTCACGACCCCA CGAAACCTCCAGCCCCCACAGACCCCAGTGCTGCCTGGGCCGCTTACTACTCGCACTACTATcaacagccccctgcccctgtcccTGGGCAGCCTCCTGCCGTCCCTGTCCCTCCACCTCAAGGAGAGCCTCCGCAGCAGCCCCCACCTGCCAGCCAGCCTGACTACACCAAGGCCTGGGAGGAGTACTACAAGAAGATGG GTCAGCAGGCAACTCAGCCCACAGGGCAACCGGATTACACAAAGGCCTGGGAGGAATATTACAAGAAACAAG CCCAAGCAGCGGCAGCAGGTGCCCCTGGCGCCCCAGCTGCAGCCACAGCGGCTGCCACCGCAGCAGTGGCGGCAGCATCGACTGCTCCACAACCAGCACAACCGGATTACAGTGCAGCGTGGGCAGAATATTACAGGCAACAAGCGGCATACTATGGACAGGCACCAGGTGCACCCCCCACGCAGCCTCCTCCGGCACAGCCGGGGCCCCAG GCCCAGTGA
- the KHSRP gene encoding far upstream element-binding protein 2 isoform X1, protein MSDYPGAQTGNRKDAFADAVQRARQIAAKIGGDATGGVNNTQEFNFGGQKRQLEDGDQPECKKMATQSEPIAPPLTPVHAPRATSLTEEYRVPDGMVGLIIGRGGEQINKIQQESGCKVQISPDSGGLPERVVSLTGSPEAVQKAKMMLDEIVARGRGGPPGQFHDSANGQNGSLQEIMIPAGKAGLIIGKGGETIKQLQERAGVKMILIQDGSQGSNVDKPLRIVGEPFKVQQACEMVMDLLRERDQANFGDRNEYGSRGGGGGGGGGGIDVSSSRSRFWSEDSEVMGTDVSLVQVPVPRHSVGVVIGRNGEMIKKIQNDAGVRIQFKQDDGTGPDKIAHIMGPPDRCDHAARIISDLLNSLRSGPPGPPGPGMPPGGRGRGRGQGPWGPPGGEMTFSIPTHKCGLVIGRGGENVKAINQQTGAFVEISRQPPPNGDPNFKMFIIRGSPQQIDHAKQLIEEKIEGPLCPIGPGPPGPGPAGPMGPFNPGPYPPGPPGAPPHPGPPPPPPPHQYPPQGWGSTYPQWGQPPAPHDPTKPPAPTDPSAAWAAYYSHYYQQPPAPVPGQPPAVPVPPPQGEPPQQPPPASQPDYTKAWEEYYKKMGQQATQPTGQPDYTKAWEEYYKKQAQAAAAGAPGAPAAATAAATAAVAAASTAPQPAQPDYSAAWAEYYRQQAAYYGQAPGAPPTQPPPAQPGPQAQ, encoded by the exons ATGTCCGACTACCCCGGAGCCCAGACCGGGAACCGAAAGGACGCATTTGCTGATGCCGTGCAGAGGGCGAGACAG ATTGCAGCAAAAATTGGCGGTGATGCTACTGGAGGAGTCAACAACACCCAAGAATTTAATTTTGGCGGTCAGAAAAGACAATTAGAAGATGGAG ATCAACCAGAGTGCAAAAAAATGGCAACACAAAGCGAAC cgATCGCCCCTCCTCTCACTCCAGTACATGCACCTcg GGCGACTTCACTGACTGAAGAATATCGCGTGCCTGATGGCATGGTGGGGCTAA TCATTGGCCGTGGTGGAGAGCAAATAAACAAGATCCAACAGGAATCGGGATGTAAAGTTCAGATTTCCCCAG ACAGTGGAGGTCTCCCGGAGCGGGTGGTGTCACTGACCGGATCTCCAGAAGCTGTGCA GAAAGCAAAGATGATGCTTGATGAGATAGTAGCTCGGGGACGTGGAGGACCACCCGGACAGTTCCATGATAGTGCAAATGGGCAGAACGGCTCCTTACAAGAGATCATGATCCCTGCTGGCAAAGCTGGACTCATCATCGGGAAGGGAGGAGAAACCATTAAACAGCTGCAG GAACGTGCAGGAGTAAAGATGATTCTCATACAGGATGGCTCCCAGGGCTCTAATGTTGATAAACCTCTGCGCATTGTGGGAGAGCCCTTCAAAGTACAA CAAGCTTGTGAGATGGTCATGGATCTGTTGCGAGAGCGAGATCAGGCCAACTTTGGTGACAGAAATGAGTATGGCTCCCgggggggaggaggtggtggtggtggcggcggcATTGATGTAAGTAGCAGCCGTAGCCGCTTTTGGTCAGAAGACTCTGAAGTGATGGGGACTGACGTCTCTTTGGTGCAGGTTCCAGTTCCTCGTCACTCTGTTGGGGTGGTGATAGGACGTAATGGGGAAATGATCAAGAAAATTCAGAACGATGCTGGGGTCAGGATACAGTTTAAACAAG ATGATGGAACTGGCCCAGATAAGATTGCACACATTATGGGGCCCCCAGATAGATGTGATCATGCAGCCAGGATAATTAGTGACCTGTTAAATAGTTTAAGG AGTGGTCCACCAGGACCTCCAGGCCCTGGCATGCCACctggtggcagaggaaggggccgGGGGCAAGGGCCATGGGGACCTCCTGGAGGAGAGATGACATTCTCCATACCCACTCATAAATGTGGCTTAGTCATTGGTAGAG GTGGAGAGAATGTAAAGGCGATTAACCAACAGACCGGAGCATTTGTGGAGATTTCTCGGCAGCCGCCACCCAACGGCGACCCCAACTTCAAAATGTTTATTATCCGCGGCTCTCCGCAACAGATCGACCATGCCAAACAGCTCATCGAGGAGAAGATTGAG GGTCCGTTGTGCCCAATTGGTCCTGGACCTCCAGGCCCTGGTCCTGCTGGCCCCATGGGTCCGTTTAATCCTGGACCTTACCCTCCAGGACCTCCCGGAGCACCACCACA TCCGGGTCCACCGCCACCCCCGCCTCCTCACCAGTACCCACCACAGGGTTGGGGCAGCACGTATCCCCAGTGGGGGCAACCGCCAGCCCCTCACGACCCCA CGAAACCTCCAGCCCCCACAGACCCCAGTGCTGCCTGGGCCGCTTACTACTCGCACTACTATcaacagccccctgcccctgtcccTGGGCAGCCTCCTGCCGTCCCTGTCCCTCCACCTCAAGGAGAGCCTCCGCAGCAGCCCCCACCTGCCAGCCAGCCTGACTACACCAAGGCCTGGGAGGAGTACTACAAGAAGATGG GTCAGCAGGCAACTCAGCCCACAGGGCAACCGGATTACACAAAGGCCTGGGAGGAATATTACAAGAAACAAG CCCAAGCAGCGGCAGCAGGTGCCCCTGGCGCCCCAGCTGCAGCCACAGCGGCTGCCACCGCAGCAGTGGCGGCAGCATCGACTGCTCCACAACCAGCACAACCGGATTACAGTGCAGCGTGGGCAGAATATTACAGGCAACAAGCGGCATACTATGGACAGGCACCAGGTGCACCCCCCACGCAGCCTCCTCCGGCACAGCCGGGGCCCCAG GCCCAGTGA